The following proteins come from a genomic window of Kitasatospora sp. NBC_01246:
- a CDS encoding cupin domain-containing protein → MFRFDRAEKVVDRYDSLGVTATPVAAGGETVHLTCLVIEPGGTIGAHPAPVGQLFLVIAGDGWVAGADGQRVPVSAGDGVRWEPGEEHASGTATGLTALAVEGPSLLLLATPGPRATS, encoded by the coding sequence ATGTTCCGCTTCGACCGCGCCGAGAAGGTCGTCGACCGCTACGACAGCCTCGGTGTCACCGCGACACCGGTCGCCGCAGGCGGGGAAACCGTCCACCTGACCTGCCTGGTCATCGAACCGGGCGGGACCATCGGCGCCCATCCGGCTCCGGTGGGTCAGCTCTTCCTGGTGATCGCGGGCGATGGCTGGGTGGCGGGCGCCGACGGGCAACGGGTGCCGGTGTCGGCCGGTGACGGCGTCCGCTGGGAGCCGGGCGAGGAGCACGCCTCCGGCACGGCCACCGGCCTCACGGCCCTTGCCGTGGAGGGCCCGTCGCTGCTCCTCCTCGCCACTCCCGGCCCGCGCGCGACCTCCTGA
- a CDS encoding DUF6458 family protein yields MGIGGCIIVFALGAILTFAVDWHLSGVNVDVVGIVLMVAGLLGLVVYARALRRRRPVVGGVDPVVEERRYYDGA; encoded by the coding sequence ATGGGTATCGGCGGTTGCATCATCGTCTTCGCCTTGGGCGCCATCCTCACCTTCGCCGTCGACTGGCACCTCTCGGGCGTCAACGTCGATGTCGTCGGCATCGTCCTGATGGTGGCCGGCCTGCTCGGCCTGGTCGTCTACGCCCGCGCCCTGCGCCGCCGCCGACCGGTCGTCGGCGGGGTCGACCCGGTGGTGGAGGAGCGCCGCTACTACGACGGCGCCTGA
- a CDS encoding alpha/beta hydrolase — protein MRFLVEEISDGVSERRFTHGDVPGVLWTPAGAVGGRPLVLLGHGGGGNSRTPVLAARARRLVTEYGFAVVAVDTPGHGDRPRSARDAWFEAEIGALLAAGEPLSRGIAEHTAALAERAVPEWRAVLDALGGLDEVGAEHPVGYWGLSLASVVGLPLVAAEPRITAAVLGLAGHESLTGAAARVTVPVRFVLQWDDELVERTAGFALFDALGSAEKTLHANPGGHAGVPAAELESAARFLERHLRAPVAPGLPAGSVF, from the coding sequence ATGCGCTTCCTCGTGGAGGAGATCTCTGACGGCGTCTCGGAACGCCGCTTCACCCACGGCGACGTCCCCGGTGTGCTCTGGACGCCCGCCGGTGCCGTCGGTGGCCGCCCGCTGGTGCTGCTGGGCCACGGCGGTGGCGGGAACAGCCGGACGCCGGTCCTGGCGGCCCGCGCCCGCCGCCTGGTGACGGAGTACGGCTTCGCGGTCGTGGCCGTGGACACGCCCGGCCACGGGGACCGGCCGCGATCCGCGCGGGACGCCTGGTTCGAGGCGGAGATCGGCGCGCTGCTGGCTGCGGGCGAGCCGCTGAGCCGGGGGATCGCCGAGCACACGGCGGCCCTCGCGGAGCGGGCGGTGCCCGAGTGGCGGGCGGTGCTGGACGCGCTGGGCGGGCTCGACGAGGTCGGCGCGGAGCACCCGGTGGGCTACTGGGGCCTGTCGCTGGCCAGCGTGGTCGGCCTCCCGCTGGTGGCGGCGGAACCGCGGATCACCGCCGCCGTCCTGGGCCTGGCCGGCCACGAGTCGCTGACCGGGGCGGCGGCCCGGGTCACCGTCCCGGTCCGGTTCGTGCTGCAGTGGGACGACGAACTGGTCGAGCGCACGGCGGGGTTCGCGCTGTTCGACGCCCTGGGCTCGGCGGAGAAGACCCTGCACGCCAACCCCGGCGGCCACGCGGGTGTGCCCGCGGCGGAGCTGGAGAGCGCGGCGCGGTTCCTCGAGCGGCACCTGCGCGCACCCGTGGCGCCGGGCCTCCCGGCCGGCTCCGTATTCTGA
- a CDS encoding OsmC family protein, which yields MEQQQSERGLVVVSESGVGRYGQQVRAGRHELAADEPGPVGADSGPNPYDLLLAALGSCTSMTVRMYAERKGWPLAKVTVALRHERVHAEDCAECESGHGLVDRITREIRLDGALDAEQRRRLLDIAEKCPVHRTLTAGVVVSTTEVPPEAAARG from the coding sequence ATGGAACAGCAGCAGTCCGAGCGCGGGCTCGTCGTGGTGAGCGAGAGCGGCGTCGGCCGCTACGGCCAGCAGGTCCGGGCCGGCCGCCACGAACTGGCGGCCGACGAGCCGGGGCCGGTGGGCGCCGACAGCGGGCCGAACCCCTACGACCTGCTGCTGGCCGCGCTCGGCAGCTGCACCTCGATGACGGTGCGGATGTACGCGGAGCGCAAGGGCTGGCCGCTGGCGAAGGTCACCGTCGCGCTGCGGCACGAGCGGGTGCACGCCGAGGACTGCGCGGAGTGCGAGAGCGGGCACGGGCTGGTCGACCGGATCACTCGGGAGATCCGGCTGGACGGCGCCCTCGACGCCGAGCAGCGCCGGCGGCTGCTGGACATCGCGGAGAAGTGCCCGGTGCACCGGACGCTGACCGCCGGCGTCGTGGTCAGCACCACGGAGGTGCCGCCGGAGGCCGCCGCCCGGGGCTGA
- a CDS encoding putative bifunctional diguanylate cyclase/phosphodiesterase yields the protein MTRRRQRLMVCYLSWMVLFTCIYYSNPTQRIIWWTGIGLGGVAAIVVGVHLNRPAHRLFWYLLALANLSFTAGEVVQVIQMQFLHLGSPFPSVADGFYLAEYLLYAAGVLGFIRWRTAHQDRASLLDALILTMGLALLAWIYLILPYARNPDLGWFQKAVSIAYPLGDVVVLALLLRLLAPRGGGSRALQLLTIGTVGLLISDILYGLIVLHGNWRIGSPVDLGWAAFYTAWGAAALHPSMVELTKPVPTQQVDLGRGRLALLAAASLVAPTILIVESINGNTHNAGVIGAFSALLFLLVLARLALVVSARREAIARERVLREAGASLTAAVTVEEVADAVQRAASTLMPTERGHVALLAVSEAGVLHIRHAERGPAQHHLHDGSDSDEVLALAAVRETRLLPVEDIGTDLAARFDGMPCALLCPLTLAERPSGDPLIGALIVTGTEQELTSLWSSLEILAAQAALAVERVMLSQEITRRNSEAYFRTLVQSASDVILILNADDGVRYASSSAERVLGYADLDGVLITDLVPPEDSRTVGSALARMRGPDGGVRTGDSREQQREHWRLLRQDRTPIEAEVRCNDLRGDPTVGGLVLTLRDVTEQRQMERELTHRAFHDSLTGLANRVLFQDRVGHALSRGERSGAVTGVLFIDLDDFKVVNDTQGHAVGDELLVAVSLRVSTALRTSDTAARLGGDEFAVLVEDAVRPADVGAIADSVLAAFVEPFKLSAGAVRVTASIGVATTEDSVDSAELLTHADLALYSAKSAGKRQWCHYQPALQAGLVERHELNENLDVAIAESAFKLYYQPIVDLATGELVAFEALVRWPHDRRGMVLPDEFIALAEESGQIVPLGAWVLERAAHEAAGWQRLTADRRRATGRPPLRVNVNVSARQFRDAGFVDVVRAAVRASGIAPEALVLELTESVLMRRDERVHTDMRTLSEELGVGIAIDDFGTGYSSLSYLREFPISILKIDKSFIDGLGMSQQQYALVEGITRIADTLGVQVIAEGIENTEQRDLLAAMGCPLGQGYLFARPLTPDQAGALVRGEVDLAGQRQS from the coding sequence TTGACACGTCGGCGACAACGCCTGATGGTCTGTTACCTGTCGTGGATGGTGCTGTTCACCTGCATCTACTACAGCAACCCGACCCAGCGGATCATCTGGTGGACCGGCATCGGCCTCGGCGGCGTAGCGGCCATCGTGGTGGGTGTCCACCTCAACCGCCCGGCGCACCGGCTGTTCTGGTACCTGCTCGCCCTCGCCAACCTCAGTTTCACCGCCGGCGAGGTCGTCCAGGTCATCCAGATGCAGTTCCTGCACCTGGGCAGCCCCTTCCCCTCCGTCGCCGACGGCTTCTACCTCGCCGAGTACCTGCTCTACGCGGCCGGCGTGCTGGGCTTCATCCGCTGGCGCACGGCCCACCAGGACCGCGCCAGCCTGCTGGACGCCCTCATCCTGACCATGGGCCTGGCCCTGCTCGCCTGGATCTACCTGATCCTCCCGTACGCCCGCAACCCGGACCTCGGCTGGTTCCAGAAGGCCGTCTCGATCGCCTACCCGCTGGGCGACGTGGTGGTCCTCGCGCTGCTGCTGCGCCTGCTGGCGCCACGCGGCGGCGGCAGCCGCGCGCTCCAGCTGCTCACCATCGGCACGGTCGGCCTGCTGATCTCCGACATCCTGTACGGGCTCATCGTGCTGCACGGCAACTGGCGCATCGGAAGCCCGGTCGACCTCGGCTGGGCGGCCTTCTACACCGCCTGGGGCGCGGCCGCCCTGCACCCCTCGATGGTCGAGCTCACCAAACCGGTCCCCACCCAGCAGGTCGATCTCGGGCGGGGCCGGCTCGCCCTGCTCGCCGCCGCCTCGCTGGTCGCGCCGACCATCCTGATCGTCGAGTCGATCAACGGCAACACCCACAACGCCGGGGTGATCGGCGCCTTCTCCGCGCTGCTCTTCCTGCTCGTGCTGGCGCGCCTCGCGCTCGTGGTGAGCGCCCGGCGCGAGGCCATCGCCCGGGAGCGCGTGCTGCGCGAGGCCGGCGCCTCGCTCACCGCCGCCGTCACCGTCGAGGAGGTGGCCGACGCCGTCCAGAGGGCCGCCTCCACCCTGATGCCCACCGAGCGCGGCCACGTCGCCCTGCTCGCGGTCAGCGAGGCCGGCGTCCTGCACATCCGGCACGCCGAGCGCGGCCCCGCCCAGCACCACCTGCACGACGGCTCCGACTCGGACGAGGTGCTCGCCCTGGCGGCCGTCCGGGAGACCCGTTTACTCCCCGTCGAGGACATCGGCACCGATCTCGCCGCCCGCTTCGACGGCATGCCCTGCGCACTGCTCTGCCCGCTCACCCTGGCCGAGCGCCCCTCCGGCGACCCGCTGATCGGCGCCCTCATCGTGACTGGCACCGAGCAGGAGCTGACCAGCCTCTGGAGTTCGCTGGAGATCCTGGCCGCCCAGGCCGCGCTGGCCGTCGAGCGCGTCATGCTGAGCCAGGAGATCACCCGCCGCAACAGCGAGGCCTACTTCCGCACCCTGGTGCAGAGCGCCAGCGACGTCATCCTGATCCTCAACGCCGACGACGGCGTCCGCTACGCCTCGTCCTCCGCCGAACGCGTCCTCGGCTACGCCGACCTGGACGGCGTCCTGATCACGGACCTCGTCCCGCCCGAGGACAGCCGCACCGTCGGCAGCGCGCTGGCCCGGATGCGCGGCCCGGACGGCGGGGTCCGCACCGGCGACAGCCGCGAGCAGCAGCGCGAGCACTGGCGCCTGCTGCGCCAGGACCGCACCCCGATCGAGGCCGAGGTGCGCTGCAACGACCTGCGCGGGGATCCGACCGTCGGCGGCCTGGTGCTCACCCTGCGCGACGTCACCGAGCAGCGGCAGATGGAGCGCGAGCTCACCCACCGGGCCTTCCACGACTCCCTCACCGGCCTGGCCAACCGGGTGCTCTTCCAGGACCGGGTCGGCCACGCGCTCTCCCGGGGCGAGCGCAGCGGGGCGGTCACCGGCGTGCTCTTCATCGACCTGGACGACTTCAAGGTGGTCAACGACACCCAGGGCCACGCGGTCGGCGACGAGTTGCTGGTCGCCGTCTCGCTGCGGGTCTCCACCGCGCTGCGCACCTCCGACACGGCGGCCCGGCTCGGCGGCGACGAATTCGCGGTGCTGGTGGAGGACGCGGTGCGCCCCGCGGACGTCGGCGCGATCGCGGACAGCGTGCTGGCCGCCTTCGTCGAACCGTTCAAGCTGAGCGCGGGCGCCGTCCGGGTGACGGCGAGCATCGGGGTGGCGACTACCGAGGACAGCGTGGACTCGGCGGAGCTGCTCACCCACGCCGACCTGGCGCTGTACTCGGCGAAGTCGGCCGGCAAGCGCCAGTGGTGCCACTACCAGCCCGCCCTGCAGGCCGGGCTGGTAGAGCGGCACGAGCTGAACGAGAACCTGGACGTCGCGATCGCCGAGTCCGCGTTCAAGCTCTACTACCAGCCGATCGTCGACCTGGCGACGGGCGAGCTGGTCGCCTTCGAGGCACTGGTCCGCTGGCCGCACGACCGGCGCGGGATGGTCCTGCCCGACGAGTTCATCGCGCTCGCCGAGGAGAGCGGCCAGATCGTGCCGCTCGGCGCCTGGGTCCTGGAGCGCGCCGCGCACGAGGCCGCCGGCTGGCAGCGGCTGACCGCCGACCGCCGCCGCGCCACCGGCCGGCCACCCCTGCGGGTCAACGTGAACGTGTCCGCCCGGCAGTTCCGGGACGCCGGCTTCGTCGACGTCGTGCGCGCCGCGGTACGGGCCTCCGGGATCGCCCCCGAGGCGCTGGTGCTGGAGCTGACCGAGTCGGTGCTGATGCGGCGCGACGAGCGGGTGCACACCGACATGCGCACGCTGAGCGAGGAGCTGGGCGTCGGCATCGCGATCGACGACTTCGGCACCGGCTACTCCTCGCTCTCCTACCTGCGGGAGTTCCCGATCTCGATCCTGAAGATCGACAAGTCCTTCATCGACGGGCTCGGGATGTCGCAGCAGCAGTACGCGCTGGTCGAGGGCATCACCCGGATCGCCGACACGCTGGGCGTCCAGGTCATCGCCGAGGGCATCGAGAACACCGAGCAACGCGACCTGCTCGCCGCCATGGGCTGCCCGCTCGGCCAGGGCTACCTCTTCGCCCGCCCGCTGACGCCGGACCAGGCCGGCGCCCTGGTCCGGGGCGAGGTCGACCTGGCCGGCCAGCGGCAGTCGTGA
- a CDS encoding amino acid adenylation domain-containing protein, which yields MNSGRHAVVRNEDGQYAIWPGDFTVPGGWHTVFGPAGLADCRAHVEREWRWAGLGLPGPGGVGRGPARAGFSDTVHGLFRARAAHDPDAVALLTEDGELSYRELDLRSDRLAAVLRARGVGPERVVPVCLERGAALVTAWLGVLKAGGAFLPLDPAHPQRRLAQLVVDCRAVVVVAEHGRHFAGVPVVGADAAGPDGDPGPGTAETPPGTAADPAEYPVEDGVPVPDPAVPDDLAYLIYTSGTTGTPKGVPVTHRSLVFTLDRVIRAYELTARDRVLQLAALGFDTSLEQVFAALLSGATLVLGGARTWAPTELVHRMRELRLTVADLTPAYWHHVLALLPEGGPAPEGLRLVVVGGDTVHTDDSRDCLARLPGVRLVNAYGVTEAAVTSTLCEVTPAVLGPAGGGGLGAAPVPIGRPLPGVRLHLLDARLSPVRPGEKGEIYLGGSGLARGYWRAPGLTAEAFLPDPYAPVPGERMYRTGDAGRWRPDGQLEILGRFDDQVKVRGYRVDPAEVESVLAAHPDVRQARVAADGAADGTHVLTAYYTLADRDGSGARARRSQIRDYLAERLPDFMVPADFVLLDSMPLTAAGKIDRRRLPRTAPQLQRRAGRDGEGTVEARGADTRSDAPDGARRAAGPLADGSGSAIEPAVAHLWSELLGVEEVGPADDFFALGGNSLLAMEMLARARIMFGIDVTRIRFLTRSLLRDATLRAFATATQSARAGGNGFGEAAVDWTAEAELGTPVRQSWRPAPSRAEPAEILLTGATGFCGAHLLAALLDTTGARVHCLVRAPDEEHALERIRAAQQRYLRKDVLDGRVVPLVGDLAEPLLGLSQHRFEALADSLDAIHHLGGQVNFIYPYHQLRGPNVGGTREVVRLAGHSRGIPVHYLSTLAVLAGFGPAGVGEVTERTPLAHPDRLAVGYVESKWVAEQLLHNAAAAGLPVTVLRTNDVTGDLTTGVMNTGTEICALIKYIADSGSCPDVRLLLDFVPADRFSRAVAHIARHAPAIGEVYHITSPRPAVLADLAERLRARGHPVEQVPYKAWVEDLVRFAAGHPTHPMTPFVPLFVDRSPGTELSISEMYFRPTFPLFDRANTDQALVGSGIELPAVDDALLDRYLEQLTAEGFLIPPAGVVRR from the coding sequence GTGAATTCCGGGCGCCACGCCGTGGTGCGGAACGAAGACGGTCAGTATGCGATCTGGCCCGGTGACTTCACCGTGCCGGGCGGCTGGCACACGGTGTTCGGGCCGGCCGGCCTCGCGGACTGCCGGGCCCATGTCGAGCGCGAATGGCGCTGGGCCGGGCTCGGGCTCCCCGGGCCCGGCGGCGTCGGCCGGGGCCCGGCCCGGGCCGGGTTCTCGGACACCGTGCACGGACTGTTCAGGGCCCGGGCCGCCCACGACCCGGACGCGGTCGCCCTGCTCACCGAGGACGGCGAGCTGAGCTACCGCGAGCTCGACCTGCGCAGTGACCGGCTGGCCGCCGTCCTGCGGGCCCGGGGCGTCGGGCCGGAGCGGGTGGTGCCGGTCTGCCTGGAGCGCGGGGCGGCCCTGGTCACGGCCTGGCTCGGCGTGCTCAAGGCCGGTGGGGCCTTCCTGCCGCTGGACCCGGCGCACCCGCAGCGGCGGCTCGCGCAGCTCGTGGTGGACTGCCGGGCGGTGGTGGTGGTCGCGGAGCACGGGCGGCACTTCGCCGGGGTCCCGGTGGTCGGCGCCGACGCGGCCGGACCGGACGGCGATCCCGGTCCGGGCACCGCGGAGACGCCCCCGGGCACCGCCGCGGATCCGGCGGAGTACCCGGTCGAGGACGGCGTCCCGGTGCCGGACCCGGCCGTGCCGGACGACCTGGCGTACCTGATCTACACCTCCGGCACCACCGGCACCCCCAAGGGCGTACCCGTCACCCACCGCTCGCTGGTCTTCACGCTCGACCGGGTGATCCGCGCCTACGAGCTCACCGCGCGTGACCGGGTGCTGCAGCTCGCCGCGCTGGGCTTCGACACCTCGCTGGAGCAGGTCTTCGCCGCGCTGCTCAGCGGCGCGACCCTCGTCCTCGGCGGCGCCCGGACCTGGGCGCCCACCGAGCTGGTGCACCGGATGCGCGAGCTCAGGCTGACCGTCGCCGACCTCACCCCCGCCTACTGGCACCACGTGCTCGCGCTGCTCCCCGAGGGCGGCCCGGCCCCCGAGGGCCTGCGGCTCGTCGTGGTCGGCGGGGACACCGTGCACACCGACGACAGCCGCGACTGCCTGGCCCGGCTGCCCGGCGTCCGGCTGGTCAACGCCTACGGGGTGACCGAGGCGGCCGTGACCTCCACGCTCTGCGAGGTCACCCCGGCGGTGCTGGGGCCGGCCGGCGGGGGCGGGCTCGGCGCGGCCCCCGTCCCGATCGGCAGGCCGCTGCCCGGGGTGCGGCTGCACCTGCTGGACGCCCGGCTGAGCCCGGTGCGGCCCGGCGAGAAGGGCGAGATCTACCTGGGCGGCTCCGGCCTGGCCCGCGGCTACTGGCGGGCCCCCGGGCTCACGGCGGAGGCCTTCCTGCCCGACCCCTACGCGCCCGTCCCCGGCGAGCGGATGTACCGCACCGGCGACGCCGGCCGCTGGCGGCCCGACGGTCAGCTGGAGATCCTCGGCCGCTTCGACGACCAGGTGAAGGTCCGCGGCTACCGGGTGGACCCGGCCGAGGTGGAGTCGGTGCTCGCCGCCCACCCGGACGTGCGGCAGGCCCGGGTCGCCGCCGACGGCGCCGCGGACGGCACGCACGTGCTGACCGCCTACTACACGCTCGCCGACCGGGACGGCTCCGGCGCCCGGGCCCGGCGGTCCCAGATCCGCGACTACCTCGCCGAGCGGCTGCCGGACTTCATGGTCCCGGCCGACTTCGTCCTCCTCGACAGCATGCCGCTCACCGCCGCCGGCAAGATCGACCGGCGCCGGCTGCCGCGCACCGCGCCGCAGCTCCAGCGGCGCGCGGGGCGCGACGGCGAGGGCACCGTGGAGGCTCGCGGCGCCGACACCCGGTCCGACGCGCCCGACGGTGCCCGCCGCGCCGCGGGCCCGCTCGCCGACGGCTCCGGGAGCGCGATCGAACCCGCCGTCGCGCACCTCTGGTCCGAGCTGCTCGGCGTCGAGGAGGTCGGGCCCGCCGACGACTTCTTCGCCCTCGGCGGCAACTCGCTGCTCGCCATGGAGATGCTGGCCCGGGCCCGGATCATGTTCGGCATCGACGTCACCAGGATCCGCTTCCTCACCCGCTCGCTGCTGCGCGACGCCACCCTGCGGGCCTTCGCGACCGCCACCCAGTCCGCCCGCGCCGGCGGCAACGGCTTCGGCGAGGCGGCCGTCGACTGGACGGCCGAGGCCGAACTCGGCACCCCCGTACGGCAGTCCTGGCGCCCCGCGCCCTCGCGCGCCGAACCGGCCGAGATCCTGCTCACCGGCGCCACCGGCTTCTGCGGCGCCCACCTGCTCGCCGCCCTGCTGGACACCACCGGGGCACGTGTCCACTGCCTGGTCCGCGCCCCCGACGAGGAGCACGCGCTGGAGCGCATCCGGGCCGCCCAGCAGCGGTACCTGCGCAAGGACGTGCTGGACGGCCGGGTGGTCCCGCTGGTCGGGGACCTCGCCGAACCGCTGCTCGGGCTCTCCCAGCACCGCTTCGAGGCGCTCGCCGACAGCCTGGACGCGATCCACCACCTCGGCGGGCAGGTCAACTTCATCTACCCGTACCACCAGTTGCGCGGCCCCAACGTCGGCGGCACCCGGGAGGTCGTCCGGCTGGCCGGGCACTCGCGGGGCATCCCGGTGCACTACCTCTCCACGCTCGCCGTGCTGGCCGGCTTCGGCCCGGCGGGTGTCGGCGAGGTGACCGAACGGACGCCGCTGGCCCACCCGGACCGGCTCGCGGTCGGCTACGTGGAGAGCAAGTGGGTCGCCGAGCAGCTGCTGCACAACGCGGCGGCGGCCGGGCTGCCGGTCACCGTGCTGCGGACCAACGACGTCACCGGCGACCTCACCACCGGGGTGATGAACACCGGAACGGAGATCTGCGCGCTGATCAAGTACATCGCCGACAGCGGGAGTTGCCCGGACGTCCGGCTGCTGCTCGACTTCGTCCCGGCCGACCGGTTCAGCCGCGCCGTCGCGCACATCGCCCGGCACGCCCCCGCGATCGGCGAGGTCTACCACATCACCTCGCCGCGCCCCGCCGTGCTCGCCGACCTCGCCGAACGGCTGCGGGCGCGCGGCCACCCGGTGGAGCAAGTCCCCTACAAGGCCTGGGTCGAGGACCTCGTCCGGTTCGCCGCCGGGCACCCCACCCACCCGATGACCCCGTTCGTGCCGCTCTTCGTGGACCGCAGCCCGGGTACCGAACTGTCCATCAGCGAGATGTACTTCCGGCCGACATTCCCGCTCTTCGACCGGGCCAACACCGACCAGGCGCTGGTGGGCAGCGGGATCGAGCTCCCGGCGGTGGACGACGCCTTACTCGACCGCTACCTGGAGCAGTTGACCGCGGAGGGCTTCCTGATACCCCCGGCGGGGGTGGTCCGGCGGTGA
- a CDS encoding leucyl/phenylalanyl-tRNA--protein transferase → MSGGGGDGEFGDGAFGDGAFGDAVFGGLDVRRAPRDGPVAFGARLGPDVLLAAYRHGLFPMPAADDYASAFNEVRFEEAVAAGEVALLPGAEDDPYALAWWSPDPRPVLAPDAVHVGSRLARRLRNGRRWWTSADRAFPRVLEACAQARQPSWLVPELRDALVELQRRGAAHSAEVWEGEELIGGVFGVAVGPVLSLDSMFHRRSDAGRVAVADLAARFADAGGRLLDAQWDSPHVRALGAAAVPRERYLAELAAPAEVGPLATAMLPAARLGR, encoded by the coding sequence GTGAGCGGGGGCGGCGGCGACGGGGAGTTCGGCGACGGGGCTTTCGGCGACGGGGCTTTCGGCGACGCCGTGTTCGGGGGCCTGGACGTGCGGCGCGCGCCGCGGGACGGGCCGGTGGCGTTCGGGGCGCGGCTCGGGCCGGACGTGCTGCTGGCGGCCTACCGGCACGGGCTCTTCCCGATGCCCGCCGCCGACGACTACGCGAGCGCCTTCAACGAAGTCCGATTCGAGGAGGCGGTGGCGGCGGGGGAGGTGGCGCTGCTGCCCGGCGCCGAGGACGACCCCTACGCGCTCGCCTGGTGGTCGCCCGACCCCCGCCCGGTGCTCGCCCCGGACGCGGTGCACGTCGGGAGCCGGCTCGCCCGGCGGCTGCGGAACGGCCGGCGGTGGTGGACCAGCGCCGACCGGGCCTTCCCGCGCGTGCTCGAAGCCTGCGCGCAGGCACGCCAACCCTCCTGGCTCGTACCGGAGCTGCGTGACGCGCTGGTCGAACTCCAGCGGCGCGGCGCCGCCCACAGCGCCGAGGTCTGGGAGGGCGAGGAGCTGATCGGCGGGGTCTTCGGGGTGGCCGTCGGCCCGGTGCTCAGCCTGGACTCGATGTTCCACCGCCGCTCCGACGCCGGCCGGGTCGCCGTGGCCGACCTCGCCGCGCGGTTCGCCGACGCGGGCGGGCGCCTGCTGGACGCCCAGTGGGACTCGCCCCACGTCCGCGCGCTCGGCGCCGCCGCCGTCCCGCGCGAGCGCTACCTGGCCGAACTGGCCGCACCGGCCGAGGTCGGTCCGCTGGCCACCGCGATGCTCCCGGCGGCCCGGCTGGGCCGGTGA
- a CDS encoding FAD-dependent monooxygenase, with protein sequence MSSPLRVLIHGGGIGGLTLATALARRGHRVDVAELREGLEALGVGIIQPSNALHVMREIGVLEACLAAGFEWEVLTICDPSGATLAKIPQPRMGDAPSNNGIPRPALAGVLGDAATAAGATLRFGTTIAELTDDGAGVDVTLTDGHHGRYDLVVGFDGIGSPLRRRLYGEKYLPEYTGFANWRVTLPRSPEVQGVVMSAGNQRAKALLTPITDELMYLGSVFAEPADFRPDEERAHEQLAERLTGFGGPVAEALALVTDPAAVVYSRISQVSVEEPWHVGRVVLAGDAAHASTPHLAQGAAMAVEDALVLAQSLDAVEDPATDVAAALAAWEERRRPRAMWVQALSRAVLKQETGTPTTPEEDELLKVGIPGAAHVLVQPY encoded by the coding sequence ATGAGCTCACCCCTGCGCGTACTGATCCACGGCGGCGGCATCGGCGGCCTGACCCTGGCCACCGCGCTCGCCCGGCGCGGCCACCGGGTCGACGTGGCCGAGCTGCGCGAGGGCCTGGAGGCGCTCGGCGTCGGCATCATCCAGCCGTCCAACGCCCTGCACGTGATGCGCGAGATCGGCGTGCTGGAGGCCTGCCTGGCGGCCGGCTTCGAGTGGGAGGTGCTGACCATCTGCGACCCGTCCGGCGCCACCCTCGCCAAGATCCCGCAGCCCCGGATGGGTGACGCCCCGTCCAACAACGGCATACCGCGCCCCGCCCTGGCCGGGGTGCTGGGCGACGCCGCCACCGCCGCCGGTGCCACCCTCCGCTTCGGCACCACGATCGCCGAACTGACCGACGACGGCGCGGGCGTCGACGTCACCCTGACCGACGGCCACCACGGCCGCTACGACCTGGTGGTCGGCTTCGACGGGATCGGTTCGCCGCTGCGCCGCCGGCTGTACGGCGAGAAGTACCTGCCCGAGTACACCGGATTCGCCAACTGGCGGGTGACGCTGCCGCGTTCGCCCGAGGTGCAGGGCGTGGTGATGTCCGCCGGGAACCAGCGGGCGAAGGCGCTGCTGACCCCGATCACCGACGAGCTGATGTACCTGGGATCGGTGTTCGCCGAGCCGGCGGACTTCCGCCCGGACGAGGAGCGCGCCCACGAGCAGCTGGCCGAGCGGCTGACCGGCTTCGGCGGCCCGGTCGCCGAGGCGCTGGCGCTGGTCACCGACCCGGCCGCGGTGGTCTACTCGCGGATCTCCCAGGTCAGTGTCGAGGAGCCGTGGCACGTCGGCCGGGTGGTGCTGGCCGGCGACGCCGCGCACGCGAGCACCCCGCACCTGGCGCAGGGCGCGGCGATGGCGGTCGAGGACGCGCTGGTGCTGGCCCAGAGCCTGGACGCGGTCGAGGACCCGGCCACGGACGTCGCGGCCGCGCTCGCCGCCTGGGAGGAGCGCCGCCGGCCGCGCGCGATGTGGGTGCAGGCGCTCTCGCGGGCGGTCCTGAAGCAGGAGACCGGCACGCCGACCACCCCGGAGGAGGACGAGCTGCTGAAGGTCGGCATCCCGGGCGCCGCGCACGTCCTCGTCCAGCCGTACTGA